In Ptychodera flava strain L36383 chromosome 6, AS_Pfla_20210202, whole genome shotgun sequence, the sequence ACCAAGTCATCTGGACCtctgtccgtttcgaccccaATAGTAATTACTGGTTGAGGTCACCTCGACCccggtacccaagtcacttcgacctcgTCCTACTTTTCATGTTATATGACaacattttactgaatatataaTGCAATTTTGCCAGCGAGAATTGATGGTGTTTCTGCGAGAGAACTGTTTGCTTCGAAACGATAATTTGGCTGTTTGATTCGAAAAATGCAGGCACCACGGCTAGCGCCTACGCGTCCGCGAAGGCGATTTGCCGTGTACGCCCATGGatgtttttggtacatggtgtgttcctggcgttactAGCTTCTTCAAAGTACTATGAACATAGTTTAAACTAACGACATGCTTTCGAGATAATAATACAAATGTGTTTGAGGAGTGTAGGTGACTAAGGTGGAGGGGTCGACGTGACCTCTtttcattcctgatgaagttttAGAGGAATATTTATGGAAACTTGTATAGATCGTAAGAAAACAACGATGATATCGATGATACTGAAAATGTTCAGAAGACGATACTTGTGTTGATGAGAATTCTGGTTATATTGatgttgttgaaataaaatgtaaatgaagATGTTGATGAGCATATGAATACACCTGAAATTGACACCTCAACTGACCTCAACGTCAACTCGCTTTGTCCTCAACAATGAGGCACAATCAGAGTCCgctcacaaagtcacatctgttTAGGGAAAGACCTCTGCCtagtaaaaacagtcaaccaaCTAAAGTCAAAGAGAACAATAAAAGTGTTAATTCTGCTGCAGACGTTCATGCCGATGAAGACAGGGTAGAACCCCTGCTTCTCCTTCTTACTCTTCGCTCCTTTCAACTCcggtgtttttgttgttttttttgatcCGCTTTCATCGTCATCGTCTTCACTTGCTCAGTCTCAGTCCTTAGATTTTCCTGAAACTCCATTTTCAGATGTAATATTGATGAGTCTCAGGATTCGTTTGTTTCTCGGGTCCCAGTCTTCAAGAAAAATTTCTCGAAGTCAGTCTATTTGGTCTGGAGTGAAAACGTCAAATTCGTTTGCTCAGCTGTTCTCAGCGAAGTTTCTGATCGTGTCTGATTTGTAAGAGTTTCAGGAAGAGTTGCACATCAAGTCGTCTAGTTTACTTGaggttttagaaaaaaatcaaggctccaaaaatataatatgatagaaaaatgtcaagattattgttcagatttcaaagttaagttatattagatttttcaaaaaccttaAATGGCTTCTCCTGCTGACCTTGGGGTCTGGtccatttgaaatgttttgtatagcaagcatgacgtCACCTTAGACATTAACCAGCTTATCAACCATTAGTGATGCAGCTGAGATGCAGCGATTTAAATGGTAGTAGAGAATGAAATAGAAAGTGTTCAAAGCCGTGTAGAGAGGACTGGCTGTGTTAGCTAGCCACCTTACCTTTTTATATACTCCTAGTATATTGGACGATCCGGCCGGTCGGCCGGccacctatgtcatacacaactCATACACGTACGTACACCCCTGGTATATTGGACGCCCCGGCCGGCCGCCTGTGTCATACACAATTCATTTACGTATAGCGATTTTATCGACTGCTGCTTCACAGAAAGGAAGCTCGACCCGGATGAAATACTAACTAGGATATagtgatatcaatgtttcataattacgatttattatttttaatcattACGAAactaatatcatatttttagacaaTTAATGTCCAGTTCGCCTGTGCCCGGCCCATAGACATGTGTAGATGCAGGTATCTAGATCTATACACCGTCACACGTTTATGGGCCGCGTAGGCGCAGAGCGGGCTTGCAGTCAACAAGTACATGAAGTAACGGCTGGTTATAATCGACGAAATCGGCAAACGGCGAAATAgcgaaatgaagaaataaagaaactgaaaTGATATAGAATGAAATAAATCCGACAAACAGCAAAACAGACTGTCGATTCGATGTATTACTCGCGCCACTCGCTCCACATTGTCCTGCTATTACAGCGCCCTTTTGTGAGTAAGGTAAGGGGAAGAACTTTAAGGGAGGGAGGGCCAGCATTTTTTtcaatagtgacccttcaaaagtgttggtGACCTCCTCTATTATCATGCACAACAAACAGAGACCCTCCACCTACATGTCACagtcaacatcaataatatttagaCCCTTTCTGTTGTGGCCATCTCGGATTTTAACCTTAAAATTGAcctaatttgtataaaaattgatcaatcaaattctgtacattaaaTTTGTAGACCATATGGCAAGGTTGCTACATTGCAAATACCAAAGTGTTAAGCCATGTCCATGTCACttttgagaagatttttaaaagtaGTAATTTTCAGAAtgttctatgacctttgacctgccctacACTTCTGCAGCAATGCTATGGCTATATTTTTCCTATATACAGTCCGACAGGGCTAGTGTCTATTGAACAATGGCTGGCACGGAAATGCGCAACTAAATTTTTGGGTTGCTGGTGATCTTTGATCCTCATATCATCATttgcctcattaattatacacatataattaaaggctggccaatagagctggagatCTGATTTTTGATGGACAGGGATGATTGAGTGAGCTAAGTTTTCAGCCAAATAGCCACGTGACcagaatgacctttgacctcgattccATACATATATCTATAGTAGAGCAGATTATAAATCAGTAACTTCAAGAGCCACAGCCTTCATGTTTGGCGGGATGAGGCACCTAATGGCGTCATATCCtaaacctcattaattatacatcaaataaaatattgctGATGTTAGCTGTGACAGGAGGGGATGGATCATTGTTTGTTGCGCATACAatttagggagggtcacttttttcttGCAAGCACTTTTTaagggtcactattttacgCGCagggtcattttgaaaaacaccggccctccCTCCCGGTAATTTCTATTCAGTCCCTTATTTCGCTTTTTCGCCTTTTCGCTGTTTCGCGATTTCATGCATTATAATTAGCCTGAAGTAACTGTGTTCTCGACGCTACGTGTCTCGGAAAATATCTCCACTGCACGATGTACTCTGCCATATTATTTAGTAAAATAATATGGTGCGATATGATCTTTTTCAGGTTGACAGAATCAGTGAAGCCATGGATGCCTTTTATTTGCAATTATTCATCGTCACATTCAGCGTATGCATGGCATTGGTCCTTTCCCTAGTTCTGTTGGACAGATTCAACATATCATTAATATGGGACATAGCTTCTCAAAAGTCTTCACAACCCATTAGGAAACTGGGTCCTTTTGAAAGCTACATTTACGACTTAAACAAACAAGGTATGGAAATAATCTGCTACATAGCATTTGTACAGTCCCGCCTACCGTTAACTGTTGATTTGGTGAGGGCAGCAGCAAAAGTTCTACAGAGGAGACATCCACTGTTGAGGATGAGAGTTAGGGAAGATGGAAGGGATCCCTGCTTCATTCAGATGGAAGAAGCTGCGGTAGATGTTGCCGAAGTTGAAGCTGCAAACTGGGAAGACGTCCATGCGATGCAGATGAAAACAGATTTTAATCTGTTGACAGGACCATTGTGGCGAATACGTTTGCTTGGAGCAGATCACGACGATCAGCAAGAAAGTGGTATAGACAGAAACATTCTGGCACTCTCTTTCATCCACTGCATAGCCGATGGAAATTGTATAATGAGGCTCCTAAACGAACTGATGGACATCTTTACTCAATTATCCAACGGTGATGTTGTTGATCAAACAAGCTGGCCTCTACTGCCACCAGTGgaagatttttttcaacaaagcaAACTTACACTATCGGAGAAGATTCTGACCTATTGTCGTTCCAGAATTGGGAGTTTGCTAAAGTCGAAGAGGAAAGAAGTAAATCAATACATTCAATGTTTTCCGGcatatattggaaaaaatcccACTGTTGTCAAGGAGACAAGAGCTCTTTCAATAGGACTGACTAAAGAAGAGTTGCAGAAATTGAGAGAAAACTGCAGAAAATATGGAGCTACCATAAATGGTGCTACAACGGCAGCAGCTTCCATTGCTGTTTGCAAAATCATGCAGGGAGGCAGACTTACCCGTAATCAGCAAATTCACACATGCTTCATGGTGAACATGAGAAATTTCTGCAAACCTCCCCTGGAACAAGACAAATCCTTTGGTTTCTACTGTTCCATGTTGAAACTGGATGTTGCAGTCCCGAAGAACGCTGATTCGAGGCGTGAATTCTGGAAGTTAGCCGCAAAATGCACCGAGCAGACAAAACGAAAACTGACAGAAAGCAGCAAAGAGGCACTAAgagtttttaaaatgatatcTGTCATAAAGAATGTCTTGAGGATGACCGCCCTCGATTATTGCCGTGATGCAATCGCAGACCAATATAGTGGTGGTCGATCTGACGATATTTTCACCATGTCTAACTTGGGAAACTGCTCGTATCTTACAAAGGACATAGGTCGCGACTTCGAGTTAGTGAGAAAAGTGTCTGCAACTGGTGGCTTTGTATATCAGCCTACATTTGGTCATTACATAGCTACACTTCATGGTAAGATGTTTTGGAGTCTTGCATACCATACAAACGTGTGTACCAAAACCCAAGCCCAGGAGTATGCTAATGCAATTGAGGAGGTCCTAGCTATGATAATTGAATAAGAATTGGAATTCTTTTAATCTGGAGAGAATTGCGACATGTATTCAGTGATATATCCTAGGGTCATGTAAAATTCACACTTCTCTACTATGCTATTAAATTCAACTACGCCACGGGTAGACAGGGATGTATTGTTAGATAAGTT encodes:
- the LOC139135415 gene encoding uncharacterized protein isoform X2, whose translation is MDAFYLQLFIVTFSVCMALVLSLVLLDRFNISLIWDIASQKSSQPIRKLGPFESYIYDLNKQGMEIICYIAFVQSRLPLTVDLVRAAAKVLQRRHPLLRMRVREDGRDPCFIQMEEAAVDVAEVEAANWEDVHAMQMKTDFNLLTGPLWRIRLLGADHDDQQESGIDRNILALSFIHCIADGNCIMRLLNELMDIFTQLSNGDVVDQTSWPLLPPVEDFFQQSKLTLSEKILTYCRSRIGSLLKSKRKEVNQYIQCFPAYIGKNPTVVKETRALSIGLTKEELQKLRENCRKYGATINGATTAAASIAVCKIMQGGRLTRNQQIHTCFMVNMRNFCKPPLEQDKSFGFYCSMLKLDVAVPKNADSRREFWKLAAKCTEQTKRKLTESSKEALRVFKMISVIKNVLRMTALDYCRDAIADQYSGGRSDDIFTMSNLGNCSYLTKDIGRDFELVRKVSATGGFVYQPTFGHYIATLHGKMFWSLAYHTNVCTKTQAQEYANAIEEVLAMIIE
- the LOC139135415 gene encoding uncharacterized protein isoform X1; the protein is MQVDRISEAMDAFYLQLFIVTFSVCMALVLSLVLLDRFNISLIWDIASQKSSQPIRKLGPFESYIYDLNKQGMEIICYIAFVQSRLPLTVDLVRAAAKVLQRRHPLLRMRVREDGRDPCFIQMEEAAVDVAEVEAANWEDVHAMQMKTDFNLLTGPLWRIRLLGADHDDQQESGIDRNILALSFIHCIADGNCIMRLLNELMDIFTQLSNGDVVDQTSWPLLPPVEDFFQQSKLTLSEKILTYCRSRIGSLLKSKRKEVNQYIQCFPAYIGKNPTVVKETRALSIGLTKEELQKLRENCRKYGATINGATTAAASIAVCKIMQGGRLTRNQQIHTCFMVNMRNFCKPPLEQDKSFGFYCSMLKLDVAVPKNADSRREFWKLAAKCTEQTKRKLTESSKEALRVFKMISVIKNVLRMTALDYCRDAIADQYSGGRSDDIFTMSNLGNCSYLTKDIGRDFELVRKVSATGGFVYQPTFGHYIATLHGKMFWSLAYHTNVCTKTQAQEYANAIEEVLAMIIE